In Stieleria varia, one genomic interval encodes:
- a CDS encoding DnaA ATPase domain-containing protein: MKEDCATGMAATHGCNDGKDVVEQFMEALKQRIGADRFDVWFQNVGFDFAATQGGIAEVNLIVTVNGQFALDRISKNFMPQLRGAASQAAGMTAGVVLQVATARQIELPLEDAATELNGQEDVGSLRSDCETVAKLAPSANGNSANVSKRESAGHTNNSYKRQQRRGVASLKSVLLDGVSNRQPERPVRRAVAARSTADGVTFDPNQPALFPEISGVTSGSSPLSNGETKPAPVGDPNAQAPSDSNSATSPTSQSNSQPTSQPTTPPPRWETFVHGKCNELAYTACRMVCESPSLAAPLFLWGPPGTGKSHLLHSLAHQLRRIHRLRRVITLSAEAFTNDFIGSVHNNGCGLPAFRSRYRDVDALLIDDIQFMGAKKATLRELLYTVETLAEAGRPMIFAGTYAPGDMPGLSVELAGRMAGGLVCQMQGLDLLTRRTMLQNHATQHCPIAWPTETLDQIAMSITGDGRVIHGIVNLISLLQRMNNRMPTMDEIRQFGGHLMRMSDQPVTLSAIERAVERVFQLPPDSMQTAARTKTVTEPRMLAMYLSREKTSSAFGEIGRHYGGRSHSTAILASSRVGQWLEDGRSIGRGAAAISVQEALQKVETLLRSG, encoded by the coding sequence ATGAAGGAGGATTGCGCTACCGGTATGGCTGCAACGCACGGCTGCAACGACGGCAAGGATGTCGTCGAACAATTCATGGAGGCGTTGAAGCAGCGTATCGGGGCAGACCGGTTCGACGTTTGGTTTCAAAACGTCGGGTTCGATTTTGCAGCGACGCAAGGCGGTATCGCCGAAGTGAACTTGATCGTTACGGTCAACGGTCAGTTCGCGCTCGATCGCATCTCCAAGAACTTTATGCCACAGTTGCGTGGTGCGGCCAGCCAAGCCGCTGGGATGACCGCTGGCGTTGTCTTGCAAGTCGCAACGGCTCGCCAAATCGAACTGCCGTTGGAAGATGCGGCGACTGAGCTGAATGGGCAAGAGGATGTTGGGTCATTACGGAGCGACTGCGAAACGGTTGCAAAGCTGGCACCCAGTGCCAACGGGAACAGTGCCAACGTTAGCAAACGTGAGAGCGCAGGTCACACGAACAACAGCTACAAGCGACAACAGCGTCGTGGCGTTGCGTCGCTCAAGTCCGTGTTGCTCGATGGTGTAAGCAATCGGCAACCAGAGCGCCCGGTGCGACGAGCCGTTGCGGCGCGAAGCACTGCTGATGGCGTGACGTTCGATCCCAACCAGCCCGCTTTGTTTCCAGAAATATCGGGCGTGACGAGTGGTTCGAGTCCGCTGTCCAATGGTGAGACGAAGCCTGCTCCCGTGGGCGACCCAAACGCTCAGGCACCCAGTGATTCCAACTCCGCGACATCGCCGACTTCACAGTCAAACTCGCAGCCGACCTCGCAGCCAACGACGCCACCACCGCGTTGGGAAACGTTCGTTCATGGCAAGTGCAACGAGCTGGCTTATACGGCTTGCCGAATGGTCTGCGAGTCACCATCGCTTGCCGCACCCTTGTTCTTGTGGGGACCTCCCGGAACCGGCAAATCACACTTGCTGCATTCGCTGGCCCATCAGTTGCGTCGCATCCATCGACTCCGCCGAGTGATCACGTTGTCCGCGGAAGCGTTCACGAACGACTTCATCGGATCGGTTCACAACAACGGATGCGGTTTGCCCGCGTTTCGCAGTCGCTACCGTGATGTTGACGCATTGTTGATCGACGACATCCAGTTCATGGGTGCCAAGAAAGCGACTTTGCGCGAGCTGCTGTACACCGTCGAGACGCTTGCCGAAGCGGGCCGGCCGATGATTTTTGCCGGCACCTACGCACCGGGCGACATGCCAGGACTCAGTGTCGAACTTGCCGGGCGAATGGCCGGTGGCTTGGTCTGTCAGATGCAGGGTTTGGATTTGCTGACGCGTCGAACGATGCTACAGAATCACGCGACACAGCACTGCCCGATTGCTTGGCCTACCGAAACGTTGGATCAAATTGCAATGTCCATCACCGGTGATGGGCGTGTCATCCACGGCATCGTCAATCTCATCTCGCTGTTGCAGCGGATGAACAACCGCATGCCGACGATGGACGAGATTCGCCAGTTCGGCGGGCATCTGATGCGGATGTCGGATCAGCCGGTCACGCTGTCGGCGATCGAGCGTGCGGTGGAGCGTGTGTTCCAGTTGCCGCCGGACTCGATGCAGACCGCCGCGCGAACAAAAACGGTGACCGAACCGCGAATGCTGGCTATGTACCTTTCCCGCGAAAAGACTTCCAGTGCCTTTGGCGAAATCGGACGTCACTACGGTGGGCGTAGTCACAGCACGGCGATTCTGGCGTCTTCTCGGGTCGGACAGTGGCTTGAGGACGGCAGATCCATCGGTAGAGGGGCCGCCGCAATCAGCGTCCAAGAGGCACTTCAGAAAGTCGAAACCCTGTTGCGATCCGGCTGA
- the dnaB gene encoding replicative DNA helicase, translating to MADDSDRYDNRRGKKKRPASAAEILSRQPPYDLEAEMGVLGSILLLPEVCDDLASLKADDFYDDANRMIYAQLRDMHDSGEKIDITLLVSRLKKADHYEKAGGAAYLARLSSSVANAAHAVYYAGIVGEKAVYRNLITASTEILRDAYEQNSEARELCAQAEQKVFSIMDGRSTQSLHTMSDVLHQSMDRMEARLRGEVTDGTVETGLADFDTMTGGLHNGELIILAARPSMGKTALAMNIGEHVAIEVREPVLFVSLEMSGIELADRMLCSLARVNGHRMRNGTISSEDQTRLISKANEISQAPLYVDDSPSRTVSEIAAAARRIKRREGNLGLIVIDYLQLIEPDNSRDPRQEQVAKIARRLKGMARELETPMLCLSQLNRQAEDSKDHRPKLSHLRESGAIEQDADVVMFVHREEYYHRGEDRAQYAGQAEIIIAKQRNGPVGDVQLTWEADFTKFSNRAPERHSEFDGYAEFTSPGGF from the coding sequence ATCGCAGACGACTCAGACCGCTACGACAACCGCCGCGGAAAAAAGAAACGCCCCGCCTCCGCCGCCGAGATTCTGTCTCGACAGCCTCCTTATGACTTAGAAGCAGAGATGGGGGTACTGGGTAGCATCTTGCTGTTGCCCGAAGTCTGTGACGACTTGGCGTCGCTCAAAGCGGATGACTTTTACGATGACGCAAACCGCATGATCTACGCTCAATTGCGAGACATGCATGACTCGGGTGAAAAGATCGACATCACTCTGCTCGTCTCGCGACTCAAAAAAGCAGACCATTATGAAAAGGCAGGTGGCGCGGCTTACCTCGCACGGCTTTCCAGCAGCGTCGCCAACGCCGCCCACGCGGTCTATTACGCCGGTATCGTCGGCGAAAAAGCCGTCTACAGAAATCTGATCACCGCCAGCACCGAGATCCTTCGCGACGCTTACGAACAGAATAGTGAAGCGCGTGAACTGTGCGCCCAAGCGGAACAGAAGGTGTTCTCGATCATGGACGGTCGCTCCACGCAATCGTTGCACACCATGAGCGATGTGCTGCACCAATCGATGGATCGAATGGAGGCCCGTCTGAGAGGCGAAGTCACAGATGGAACGGTCGAAACCGGTTTGGCAGATTTTGACACCATGACCGGCGGTCTGCACAACGGTGAGTTGATCATCTTGGCCGCGCGCCCGTCGATGGGCAAGACAGCCTTGGCGATGAACATCGGCGAACACGTGGCGATCGAAGTCCGTGAGCCGGTGTTGTTCGTGAGTTTGGAAATGTCCGGAATCGAACTTGCCGACCGGATGCTCTGCTCATTGGCACGTGTCAACGGTCACCGCATGCGAAACGGAACGATCAGCTCCGAAGACCAGACACGCTTGATCAGCAAAGCCAACGAGATCAGCCAAGCACCGCTGTACGTGGACGACTCTCCCAGTCGAACGGTCAGCGAAATCGCCGCGGCCGCCCGTCGTATCAAACGTCGCGAAGGCAACTTGGGGCTGATCGTGATCGACTACTTGCAACTGATCGAACCGGACAACTCACGCGATCCGCGACAAGAACAGGTGGCAAAGATCGCGCGACGTTTGAAAGGGATGGCGCGTGAACTGGAAACACCGATGCTCTGCCTGTCGCAATTGAATCGACAAGCAGAGGACAGCAAGGATCACCGTCCCAAACTCAGCCACTTGCGCGAATCAGGTGCAATCGAGCAAGATGCTGACGTGGTGATGTTTGTCCACCGCGAAGAGTACTACCACCGTGGCGAAGACCGTGCGCAGTACGCCGGCCAAGCGGAAATCATCATCGCGAAACAACGCAACGGTCCGGTCGGCGACGTACAACTGACCTGGGAAGCCGACTTCACCAAGTTCTCCAACCGGGCCCCCGAACGCCACAGCGAATTCGATGGCTACGCCGAATTCACCAGCCCCGGCGGTTTCTAG
- the tsaD gene encoding tRNA (adenosine(37)-N6)-threonylcarbamoyltransferase complex transferase subunit TsaD, with protein sequence MTILTIESTCDETAAAVIADDGTVLGQCIATQEALHAEFQGVVPEVAARAHVERIMPVIDTALRQSGVRPDTLTAIAVADRPGLAGSLLVGVVAAKTLAVAWDIPLVSINHLHAHLYACQLAADSTVYPCIGLVVSGGHTSLYHCQSALDLDYLGGTIDDAAGEAFDKVAAMLNLGFPGGPAVSKLAAVGDRRAHAFPRSMIHDEHYNFSFSGLKTAVRYCIVGPGKSDFSAVRLTEQEKADLCASFEAAVVDVLVSKSRRAVAAYKTPRLIVGGGVAANPYLREQLQTAADADGFQLVIAPMDLCSDNAVMGAIALEKIKRGEFASLDLDITAGLQRGF encoded by the coding sequence GTGACCATTCTGACCATCGAGTCAACATGTGATGAAACCGCTGCTGCAGTGATCGCCGACGACGGCACCGTGTTGGGGCAATGCATTGCGACTCAGGAAGCATTGCACGCGGAGTTCCAGGGAGTGGTACCCGAGGTCGCGGCGCGAGCACACGTGGAGCGAATCATGCCGGTGATTGATACTGCCCTGCGTCAGTCCGGCGTGAGACCGGATACATTGACGGCAATCGCAGTCGCCGATCGACCAGGTTTAGCCGGTTCGTTGCTGGTAGGTGTCGTTGCCGCAAAAACGCTTGCTGTTGCTTGGGACATTCCGCTCGTTTCGATCAATCATCTGCATGCACACCTCTATGCATGCCAGTTGGCAGCGGACAGCACGGTCTATCCGTGCATCGGCCTCGTTGTCAGCGGCGGCCATACCAGCTTGTACCACTGTCAATCCGCGTTGGATTTGGACTATCTCGGTGGCACCATCGACGATGCGGCGGGGGAAGCGTTTGACAAGGTGGCGGCCATGCTGAACCTTGGGTTTCCCGGTGGTCCCGCAGTGTCAAAGCTCGCAGCCGTTGGCGACCGTCGCGCCCATGCGTTTCCGCGATCCATGATCCATGACGAGCACTACAACTTCAGTTTCAGCGGCCTGAAGACAGCCGTTCGATATTGCATCGTGGGTCCGGGTAAGAGTGATTTTTCTGCGGTCCGTTTGACGGAGCAAGAAAAGGCCGATCTATGTGCCTCTTTTGAAGCCGCGGTGGTGGACGTGCTGGTATCCAAAAGCCGTCGAGCGGTGGCGGCCTACAAAACTCCGCGATTGATTGTCGGTGGCGGTGTAGCGGCGAATCCGTACTTGCGAGAACAGTTACAGACGGCCGCGGATGCGGACGGATTTCAACTGGTGATCGCACCGATGGACCTGTGCAGCGACAATGCGGTGATGGGAGCGATCGCGCTAGAGAAAATCAAGCGAGGCGAGTTTGCATCGCTCGATTTGGACATCACAGCCGGATTACAGCGTGGGTTCTGA
- a CDS encoding tetratricopeptide repeat protein: MTRDLARELLAVFYQSKKPDMPATKPLANIRRFHRVSRPSVRFVCIALCCFAWLAASHTIAQEDQAAEQSVPFRGMLIKQQPAADGEPAMPSGLLIDIVERRDDELRVLDEYGNRRWVPANAVMNHEDAAEHYAKQLQESNEDSDDVLYRLALLRSEQHRVDEALQLTKTLLEKHPNFIDGYVFRGLLLTNAGSFEDAVEVCTAGLKLSPDSSALYVNRGLAQSKREKVDDAIRDYSKAIEIDQSVVAYSNRARLYFKQGKLEEAMEDYDRVLKTKKVDYVYRSRGQVYSLVGNTEAALEDYSLAVEVNPANPVNYLTRGRLLFEFGDFARAQSDFQQATELDPNSGKAFCDLGASLMELNQPEKAELVLRRSLELDSNDSLTRSNLGFTLHKLGRDDEAIDMLQSAIELNSEDALAHFNLATILQSQGRYADAIPSYNEAIRIVPENRTYRNNRGVAYRMNQQYAEALADFQALSDENPKDALAWSNIGRVKRDQGQLDAAITDMDRAIELDDGEAEFWFLRATTHKQIGNTDLAISDFKKAAEIDPRNATRWSELADMLSDADQMVEADEAYSKAIELAPDEWRHYVNRSFVKLNSDRYPDAESDAKVALSIVPLNADATYNLAMALFRQDKFQEAAYEFSVLVGLGKANRSARNYRGDSFLNIGRFEDAIVDYSHNLQETPQDASLLHARAYALTQLGRDDEALVDFDGAILGDGQRARTYVLRGKLHGRAGRYTLAIADFEKSLELDPESLDAMLSLAAYLAASPVSSDRNGAKAFHWAEKAQQIENTPLALATLALAHAENREIAEAIKAAEQSQQMSVQQGVSAVSWLGEAFEQFRAGKPWRFPLAVNTATEDEPK, encoded by the coding sequence ATGACCCGAGATCTTGCTCGTGAATTGCTAGCCGTTTTCTATCAATCCAAGAAACCTGACATGCCTGCCACAAAACCGCTTGCCAACATCCGACGATTTCATCGAGTCAGTCGACCGAGCGTCCGGTTCGTCTGCATCGCTCTCTGTTGCTTTGCTTGGCTCGCCGCCAGCCACACCATCGCGCAGGAGGATCAAGCGGCGGAACAAAGCGTTCCGTTCCGCGGGATGTTGATCAAGCAGCAACCGGCCGCCGACGGCGAACCTGCGATGCCATCGGGGCTGCTGATTGATATCGTCGAGCGACGAGACGACGAGCTGCGTGTGCTGGACGAGTACGGCAACCGACGCTGGGTTCCGGCAAATGCTGTGATGAATCATGAGGATGCTGCAGAGCACTATGCGAAACAGTTGCAGGAGTCTAACGAAGACAGTGACGACGTACTTTATCGCCTAGCACTGCTTCGTTCGGAACAGCACCGCGTCGATGAAGCGTTGCAGTTGACCAAAACCCTTTTGGAAAAGCATCCCAATTTCATCGACGGATACGTTTTTCGCGGACTGTTGCTGACCAATGCCGGATCGTTCGAGGATGCGGTTGAGGTGTGCACCGCAGGTTTGAAGCTCAGCCCTGATTCATCCGCGTTGTACGTCAATCGCGGCTTGGCTCAGTCAAAGCGTGAGAAGGTGGACGACGCGATCAGGGATTACTCCAAAGCAATCGAGATCGACCAAAGTGTCGTCGCTTACAGCAATCGTGCCAGGTTGTACTTCAAGCAGGGTAAGCTGGAGGAGGCGATGGAGGACTACGATCGTGTGTTGAAGACAAAAAAAGTTGACTATGTATACCGGAGTCGAGGGCAGGTCTACTCACTGGTGGGAAACACTGAAGCTGCCTTGGAGGATTACTCTCTCGCTGTTGAGGTCAATCCAGCTAATCCGGTCAACTACCTGACTCGTGGTCGATTGCTTTTTGAGTTCGGAGACTTTGCTCGGGCTCAGAGCGATTTCCAACAAGCAACGGAGTTGGACCCGAATAGCGGCAAAGCGTTTTGTGATCTGGGTGCTTCGTTGATGGAGCTGAACCAGCCGGAGAAAGCGGAGCTGGTGCTGCGTCGAAGTTTGGAGTTGGATTCGAATGATTCCTTGACGAGGTCGAACCTCGGGTTCACCTTGCACAAGCTGGGACGTGACGACGAAGCGATTGATATGTTGCAGAGCGCGATCGAACTCAATTCCGAGGACGCGTTGGCACATTTTAACTTGGCGACCATCCTGCAATCGCAAGGACGATATGCGGATGCAATTCCGTCGTATAACGAAGCTATTCGGATTGTGCCAGAGAATCGCACCTATCGAAACAACCGTGGTGTCGCCTATCGCATGAATCAACAGTACGCGGAAGCCCTGGCAGATTTTCAAGCTTTGTCTGATGAGAACCCCAAGGATGCGTTGGCATGGTCCAACATCGGTCGGGTCAAACGAGATCAGGGGCAGCTCGATGCAGCAATCACCGATATGGATCGTGCCATCGAGCTGGACGATGGGGAGGCCGAGTTTTGGTTCTTGAGAGCAACAACCCACAAGCAAATCGGTAACACAGACTTGGCGATAAGTGATTTCAAAAAGGCCGCCGAGATTGATCCCCGCAATGCGACTCGCTGGAGCGAGCTGGCGGACATGTTGAGTGACGCCGACCAAATGGTCGAGGCCGACGAGGCTTATTCGAAGGCGATTGAATTGGCTCCAGATGAATGGCGTCACTACGTCAATCGATCCTTCGTCAAATTGAACTCCGATCGCTACCCCGACGCGGAGTCTGACGCAAAGGTCGCGTTGTCGATTGTCCCGCTCAACGCCGATGCGACTTACAACCTAGCGATGGCCCTGTTTCGTCAGGACAAGTTTCAAGAGGCGGCGTACGAGTTCAGCGTCTTGGTCGGTCTGGGAAAGGCCAATCGCAGCGCACGAAATTACCGTGGGGACAGTTTCCTCAACATCGGACGCTTTGAAGATGCGATTGTGGACTACAGCCACAATCTGCAGGAGACTCCTCAAGATGCATCGCTACTACACGCTCGAGCCTACGCGTTGACGCAACTTGGACGCGACGACGAGGCATTGGTCGATTTCGACGGCGCCATCCTGGGGGACGGACAACGAGCTCGAACCTACGTATTGCGAGGCAAGTTGCATGGTCGGGCAGGCCGCTACACTTTGGCTATCGCTGACTTTGAAAAATCGCTTGAGCTGGATCCCGAATCGCTCGACGCGATGCTTTCACTCGCTGCTTACTTGGCCGCGTCACCCGTGAGCAGCGATCGTAATGGAGCCAAAGCGTTTCATTGGGCCGAAAAAGCACAGCAGATCGAGAACACGCCTTTGGCGCTCGCGACTTTGGCGTTGGCTCATGCAGAGAATCGCGAGATTGCCGAAGCAATCAAGGCGGCGGAGCAATCGCAGCAGATGAGTGTGCAGCAGGGCGTGTCGGCTGTATCTTGGCTCGGCGAAGCGTTCGAACAGTTTCGAGCGGGCAAACCATGGCGTTTTCCGCTCGCGGTGAATACGGCGACTGAGGACGAGCCCAAGTGA
- a CDS encoding tetratricopeptide repeat protein, with translation MSRVSALSLFAIVPLILLLSSASMSRADDAQSPDLSAADAAFDSGQYAKAYSLYNASAKDGVLGYEAQVGVARCFMEVKQYTESESAFDEAIKLDDNRFEAYAGRGMAKWLQDKNKDAIVDLQRAIEINDQSVDGWLYLALSNQSLGKHDDALKLFDKAVALDDQRWFSFFQRAKTHLALDDPAAAIADYTRAIEINPNNTNAHRQRAIAYQQQEQYAEAIADINQRLAVLPLDTDSIEIRAEIYQASEELLMSARDYSALIGMNTNVPESLKSRGGCYMELELYQASIDDYLAASKLAPDQWTYANLATCYEYLDEYEKVDGFYTEALKLDPEYELALVWRAYARQRLKRFTEAKADYLAALKAGADDDPIALGNLSWLLSGCPDETVRDGRLALELATKANELYEGKQAWVVDNIAAAHAELGDFDNAVTWVQKAIELAESEEEQADIRTRLELYQNKQPARIE, from the coding sequence ATGAGCCGAGTCTCTGCCCTCTCACTCTTTGCGATTGTTCCCTTGATCCTGCTGCTTTCGTCGGCCAGTATGAGCCGAGCCGATGATGCGCAGTCGCCGGATCTTTCCGCAGCCGACGCAGCGTTTGACAGTGGTCAATACGCCAAGGCGTATTCGCTGTACAACGCCTCCGCTAAAGATGGCGTGCTGGGGTACGAAGCACAAGTTGGAGTGGCGAGGTGCTTCATGGAAGTCAAGCAGTACACGGAGTCCGAGTCGGCATTTGATGAAGCGATCAAGCTGGATGACAACCGCTTTGAAGCCTACGCGGGGCGTGGCATGGCCAAATGGCTTCAAGACAAGAACAAGGACGCCATCGTGGATTTGCAGCGTGCCATCGAGATCAACGATCAATCAGTTGACGGCTGGCTTTACTTGGCTCTGTCCAACCAATCTCTCGGAAAGCACGATGACGCCTTGAAGCTGTTTGATAAAGCCGTTGCGTTGGACGACCAGCGATGGTTTTCGTTCTTTCAACGTGCCAAGACGCATTTGGCATTGGACGATCCCGCGGCAGCGATCGCAGATTACACACGAGCGATTGAGATCAATCCAAACAACACGAACGCGCACCGTCAGCGTGCAATCGCTTATCAGCAGCAAGAGCAGTATGCCGAAGCGATCGCGGACATCAATCAACGACTCGCCGTACTGCCGCTCGATACAGACTCCATCGAGATTCGTGCGGAGATTTATCAAGCAAGCGAAGAGTTGCTGATGTCTGCCAGAGATTACTCTGCCCTCATTGGCATGAACACCAATGTGCCCGAATCGTTGAAATCTCGCGGCGGTTGCTATATGGAGCTGGAACTGTATCAAGCGTCCATTGACGACTATTTGGCGGCATCCAAACTGGCCCCCGATCAGTGGACGTACGCGAATTTGGCGACTTGCTATGAGTATTTGGACGAGTACGAGAAAGTCGACGGGTTCTACACGGAAGCTCTGAAGCTGGATCCGGAATACGAACTCGCACTGGTCTGGCGGGCCTATGCACGTCAACGTCTGAAACGTTTTACTGAAGCCAAAGCTGACTACTTGGCAGCATTGAAAGCCGGGGCGGATGACGATCCCATTGCCTTGGGGAACCTATCGTGGCTTCTCTCAGGATGTCCTGACGAAACAGTTCGTGACGGTAGGTTGGCCTTGGAGTTGGCCACCAAGGCAAATGAACTGTATGAGGGCAAGCAAGCGTGGGTGGTGGACAACATTGCCGCGGCGCACGCGGAACTGGGTGACTTTGACAATGCCGTGACATGGGTACAGAAAGCCATCGAGTTGGCGGAATCCGAGGAAGAACAGGCGGACATTCGTACAAGGCTGGAGCTTTATCAAAACAAACAACCCGCGAGAATTGAATGA
- a CDS encoding carboxypeptidase M32, whose protein sequence is MTLHQSVFESVCRQAREAALLTSIADTLEWDERTGMPLAAGEYRAEQVSMMRASAHRLRTSGQYGEQLQQLSDTASDESVHSDTVATVRELHRDWQRDCKLPTELVEQISQATVRGQQSWDAARKANDFAAFAPALSKIIDLKREAGQRMAEGTGRSAYEALMDEYEPDARVESLTQTFDDLRTSLTKLIHSIRNAPRQPNVDILKRDFCVDAQRQFSRRVAAAVGFDFARGRLDETSHPFCTTLGPNDCRILTRYQRNWLPAGLFGTLHEAGHGMYEQGLRTEWFGLPPGRYVSLGIHESQSRLWENQVGRSLPFWRWLYAETQSTFSPQLDDIELDTFHFAINQVQPSLIRVEADEATYNLHILIRFELERRLIEGTLSVNELPDEWNSQYQSCLGIHSETDADGVLQDVHWSAGLFGYFPTYTLGNLAAAQLFDAAKKQLGDVDGLFQRGEFQPLLEWLRQNVHRHGACYTGEQLVQNATGEPLSADHLIRDLTDKLQPLYGF, encoded by the coding sequence ATGACTCTCCATCAATCTGTGTTCGAATCCGTTTGCCGCCAGGCCCGCGAAGCCGCCCTGCTGACCTCCATCGCCGACACGTTGGAGTGGGATGAGAGGACCGGAATGCCTCTGGCCGCAGGCGAATACCGCGCTGAACAAGTATCCATGATGCGTGCCTCGGCACATCGACTCAGGACGTCTGGGCAGTACGGCGAGCAACTGCAGCAGTTGTCAGATACCGCGAGTGATGAGTCCGTACACTCGGACACCGTGGCGACGGTGCGGGAATTGCACCGCGACTGGCAGCGAGATTGCAAGCTGCCGACCGAACTCGTCGAGCAAATCAGCCAAGCTACCGTTCGTGGGCAACAGTCTTGGGACGCGGCCCGAAAAGCGAACGACTTCGCCGCCTTTGCTCCAGCACTTTCGAAAATCATTGATCTGAAACGCGAAGCCGGACAGCGGATGGCCGAAGGTACCGGGCGCAGTGCCTACGAAGCGTTGATGGATGAGTACGAGCCCGACGCACGCGTCGAATCCCTGACGCAGACCTTTGACGATTTGCGAACTTCATTGACCAAGTTGATCCACTCCATACGCAACGCACCACGGCAGCCGAATGTCGACATCCTGAAACGCGATTTCTGCGTGGACGCCCAGCGTCAGTTTAGCCGTCGAGTGGCTGCCGCCGTCGGCTTTGATTTTGCCCGCGGTCGACTCGACGAGACCTCACACCCCTTTTGCACGACACTTGGTCCCAATGACTGCCGAATTCTGACGCGTTATCAACGAAACTGGTTGCCGGCTGGACTTTTTGGGACGCTGCACGAAGCCGGTCACGGGATGTACGAGCAAGGTTTACGGACCGAATGGTTCGGTTTGCCACCGGGGCGATACGTGTCACTTGGCATTCACGAGTCGCAATCGCGTTTGTGGGAAAACCAAGTCGGCCGAAGCTTGCCGTTTTGGCGTTGGCTCTATGCAGAGACACAATCCACGTTCTCACCCCAACTCGACGACATCGAGCTTGATACGTTTCACTTCGCGATCAACCAAGTTCAGCCGAGTTTGATACGAGTGGAAGCCGACGAGGCGACGTACAACTTGCACATTCTGATTCGCTTTGAATTGGAACGACGATTGATCGAAGGGACGTTGTCTGTGAACGAGTTGCCTGATGAATGGAATTCACAGTATCAAAGCTGCCTGGGGATCCACAGCGAAACAGACGCCGATGGTGTCTTGCAAGACGTGCACTGGAGTGCAGGATTGTTCGGTTATTTTCCGACCTACACGCTTGGGAATCTGGCAGCGGCACAACTGTTTGACGCTGCCAAGAAACAGCTGGGCGATGTCGATGGCCTGTTTCAGCGAGGTGAGTTTCAGCCTCTGCTAGAATGGCTGCGCCAAAATGTGCATCGTCACGGCGCCTGTTACACCGGCGAACAATTGGTGCAGAACGCGACAGGCGAGCCACTGAGTGCTGACCACCTGATCCGCGACTTGACCGACAAACTGCAGCCGCTCTACGGTTTTTGA
- a CDS encoding response regulator: MCRTISGIVDLVIQLDFIMTRILLVEDSPTQAIRIAAQLNEDLYEVATAGNGEAAIEMISAFQPDLILSDVQMPVMNGLELVSALHDNLTDIPVVLITATGSDELAMEALERGAAAYLPKSQLGEKLLATVRQVLALTNASESYSELIRSLEYNEFRFVLENKAELVTSLVDLIQRMVAGVGLCDEIGRVRVGMALEHALSNALCHGNLELTKEQLEAEELIVAGEPSLIEWRSTESPFCDRRIRVKVQLTPEEGVFVVRDDGAGFDKSCIREMNDSATLDNDSGQGLVLIRTFMDEVRWNESGNEITMIKRRCPDGAF; the protein is encoded by the coding sequence GTGTGTCGCACGATTAGCGGGATCGTGGACTTGGTCATTCAATTGGATTTCATCATGACGCGAATTCTGTTGGTCGAAGACAGTCCCACGCAGGCGATTCGAATTGCGGCCCAATTGAACGAGGATCTCTACGAAGTCGCAACGGCGGGAAACGGTGAAGCGGCGATTGAGATGATCTCGGCTTTTCAACCGGATCTGATTCTTTCCGATGTTCAGATGCCCGTCATGAATGGGCTGGAACTGGTCTCGGCACTCCATGACAACTTGACCGACATTCCCGTGGTTCTGATCACGGCAACGGGGAGCGACGAGCTGGCAATGGAGGCCTTGGAACGCGGCGCAGCGGCCTATTTGCCAAAATCGCAACTGGGCGAAAAGTTGCTTGCGACAGTCCGTCAAGTCCTGGCTTTGACGAATGCGAGCGAAAGCTATTCGGAGCTGATCCGATCTCTTGAGTACAACGAATTCCGCTTCGTCTTAGAGAACAAAGCGGAGTTGGTGACGTCACTGGTCGACTTGATTCAACGGATGGTCGCAGGAGTGGGCCTGTGTGACGAGATCGGACGAGTGCGGGTTGGCATGGCGTTGGAACATGCCCTGTCAAACGCGCTTTGCCACGGCAATTTAGAATTGACCAAAGAACAACTTGAGGCCGAAGAATTGATCGTTGCTGGTGAGCCGTCGCTGATCGAGTGGCGGAGTACAGAATCACCATTTTGTGATCGTCGGATCCGCGTGAAAGTGCAGTTGACGCCCGAAGAAGGCGTTTTTGTGGTTCGCGATGACGGCGCTGGTTTTGACAAGTCCTGCATCCGCGAGATGAACGACTCGGCAACACTCGACAACGACAGCGGTCAAGGACTCGTGTTGATTCGCACGTTCATGGATGAAGTCCGCTGGAACGAGTCGGGCAACGAAATCACGATGATCAAACGACGTTGCCCCGACGGAGCGTTTTGA